A genomic stretch from Apis cerana isolate GH-2021 linkage group LG9, AcerK_1.0, whole genome shotgun sequence includes:
- the LOC107996338 gene encoding zinc finger protein ztf-16 → MSDGVDAGGGENEVDSHSCSHADVGESSNPRDEENLDLDNEAALNTNYDSGDGAVPAFRCERCENYETINKTAFCAHQDQCLANAEPGESTENIEATENDGDGEETHPGIRSHRKMFECDVCNMQFSNGANMRRHKMRHTGVKPYECRVCQKRFFRKDHLAEHFTTHSKTLPYHCPICNRGFQRQIAMRAHFQNEHVGQHDMVKSCPLCNYRAATMKCLRLHFFNRHGIDLDNPGPNSSSSLMNSCAPGEAMPSAPLSDSGDSTGNRSADNATPPMHFLTPHIEISIPYPEQIASQRNPSPAPLNGDSPNSPQSADSNSNAPSSSHHQLPINSSGIHRNLGGSEEAITPSISLIPIKQELNSNGTEENGATSSNLPLPSLIKVSPLKSLLRDDLRRKLSSGSGNNNNNNNNNGNNSSNSNPHSRGEPPSSTRPDQRSNGLQCAHCRITFPDQTLYFLHKGCHSESNPWKCNICGEQCCNLYQFNSHLLSKSHQ, encoded by the exons ATGTCAGATGGGGTTGATGCTGGCGGCGGGGAAAACGAGGTAGATTCTCATTCCTGTTCGCACGCCGATGTTGGAGAATCCTCAAATCCAAGAGATGAAGAGAACTTGGATTTAGATAATGAAGCTGCCTTAAATACTAATTATGATAGTGGTGATGGTGCTGTACCAGCTTTTAG GTGTGAAAGGTGTGAAAATTATGAGACTATAAATAAGACAGCATTCTGCGCTCATCAAGATCAATGTTTGGCTAATGCTGAGCCAGGGGAAAGCACAGAGAACATAGAAGCTACTGAAAATGATGGAGATGGAGAAGAAACACATCCTGGAATTCGTTCTCATAGGAAAATGTTTGAATGTGATGTATGTAATATGCAATTTTCCAATGGAGCTAACATGAGACGACATAAG ATGAGACACACTGGTGTGAAACCATATGAATGTCGTGTATgccaaaaaagattttttcgcAAGGATCACTTGGCAGAACATTTTACAACACATTCTAAAACTTTGCCATATCATTGTCCAATTTGTAATCGAGGATTTCAAAGACAAATTGCTATGAGAGctcattttcaaaatgaacATGTTGGCCAACATGATATGGTTAAATCTTGTCCTTTATGCAATTATCGTGCAGCAACTATGAAGTGCCTCaggttacatttttttaatag acatGGAATAGATCTAGATAACCCAGGACCAAATAGTTCAAGTTCATTGATGAATAGCTGTGCTCCAGGCGAAGCTATGCCTTCAGCTCCTCTTTCAGATAGCGGAGACAGTACTGGAAATCGCTCTGCAGATAATGCGACTCCGCCAATGCATTTTTTAACACCTCATATAGAGATATCAATTCCTTATCCTGAACAAATTGCAAGTCAACGAAATCCAAGTCCTGCTCCTTTAAATGGAGATAGCCCAAACAGTCCACAAAGTGCAGACAGTAACAGTAATGCTCCAAGTAGTAGTCATCATCAGTTACCAATTAACAGTAGTGGCATTCACAG gaaTCTTGGTGGCAGTGAAGAAGCAATTACACcttctatttcattaattcctATTAAACAAGAACTAAATAGTAATGGAACAGAAGAAAATGGAGCAACATCTAGCAATCTTCCATTACCATCTTTAATAAAGGTCTCGCCATTAAAATCTCTTCTTCGAGATGATTTACGACGTAAACTTTCATCTGGTTCaggaaataataacaataacaacaacaataatg gTAATAATAGCTCAAATTCAAATCCACATTCAAGAGGAGAACCTCCTAGTTCAACAAGGCCCGATCAACGAAGTAATGGACTTCAATGCGCTCATTGTAGAATTACCTTTCCTGatcaaacattatattttcttcacaaAGGTTGTCATAGTGAAAGCAATCCCTggaaatgtaatatttgtgGAGAACAATGttgcaatttatatcaattcaaTTCGCATTTATTAAGCAAAAGTCaccaataa
- the LOC107994148 gene encoding lipase 3 has translation MNATNQDEIYMTTPELITAHGYKSETHHIWTEDEYCLDIHRVLPKSYQNSTYNYGSCEISTKGPIPVLIHHGLLSSSADWVLLGPKKALAYILCDNNYDVWLGNARGNAYSRKHKQYTTKDKAFWDFSWHEIGYYDLPAIIDYILEHTGYRKLYYIGYSQGTTAFYVMASEKSEYNQKIKGMVSLAPIAFLSNQRSPLFKFIVHFYGLMEWGSSYCNVHQWFPRNRLQAQTLSTIIRNAPGSLTKGFCVCWFSLIAGFGSDQLDKSMLPLILGHFPAGASAKQIIHYSQSILSGSFRKFNYGATENLKIYGSTQPPKYDLEKVKTPIVIFYSENDFLTDPIDVKKLIDRLPNIIDTKKIEYAKFNHIDYLWGRDARTLLYDTVLTVLQNFR, from the exons ATGAATGCAACCAATCaggatgaaatttatatgacAACA cCAGAATTAATTACAGCCCATGGTTATAAATCAGAAACACATCATATTTGGACAGAAGATGAATATTGTTTAGATATACATCGAGTTCTACCAAAATCATATCAAAATTCTACTTACAat tatgGAAGTTGTGAAATCTCAACAAAAGGACCTATACCTGTTCTCATTCATCATGGATTACTATCAAGTTCAGCTGATTGGGTATTATTGGGTCCAAAGAAAGCTCtagcatatattttatgtgaCAACAATTATGATGTTTGGTTAGGAAATGCAAGAGGCAATGCATATTCTAGAAAACATAAACAATATACAACTAAAGACAAAGCATTTTGGGATTTTAG ttGGCATGAAATTGGTTATTATGATTTACCagcaattatagattatattttagagcATACTGGATATAGAAAGCTCTATTATATAGGTTACAGTCAAGGTACAACTGCATTTTATGTAATGGCTAGTGAAAAATCTGAatacaatcaaaaaattaaaggaatGGTCAGTTTGGCACCAATAGCATTTCTCTCAAACCAGAGAAgtcctttatttaaatttattgttcatttttatgGATTAATGgag TGGGGATCTTCTTACTGCAATGTACACCAATGGTTCCCCAGAAATAGATTACAAGCACAAACTTTGAGTACAATAATTCGAAATGCTCCAGGCAGTCTTACTAAAGGTTTTTGTGTATGCTGGTTTTCTTTAATTGCTGGATTTGGTAGTGATCAGTTAGACAAATCTATGTTACCATTAATTTTGGGACATTTTCCAGCTGGAGCTTCtgcaaaacaaattattcattatagtCAGAGTATATTATCAg gaTCATTTCGTAAATTCAATTATGGAGCAACAGAAAACCTAAAAATTTATGGATCAACACAACCACCAAAATATGATCTTGAGAAAGTAAAAACtccaattgtaatattttatagtgaaaatgattttcttaCCGATCCTATAGatgtaaaaaaacttattgatAGACTGCCAAATATTATAgacacaaaaaaaattgaatatgcaaaatttaatcatattgattatttatggGGTAGAGATGCTAGAACACTTCTCTATGATACTGTTTTAACAGTTCTACAAAACttcagataa